GAGCTTCCCAAAATGATAGAAAAGGGTCTGGCCAAGCTCTACGGCTACCAGCACTCGGACGGCGGCTGGGGCTGGTGGGAGAACGACGAAACCATGAATTACATGACCGCCTACGTCATGCACGGGCTTATATACGCTTCCGAACTCGGCTACGATATCAACCCCAAGGTCATCGAAAGGGGAACACAGTCCTTGAAGAATCTCCTGTCCGCGAAACAGGATATCAAACTCGTAGAACGGGCATACATGGTCTACGTACTTGCCCTTGCGCCAGGCGACAACGCTTCGGTTATCAGGAAAGAGCTCGCAGCAATAGAGAAGAAGGAACTCGACTCATACTCCAAGGCTCTTGTTGCCTTGACATGGCAAAGGATAGGCGACAACTCAAAAGCCCGAGCAGTTCTGGAGAGCCTCAAAAAGGACGCCATATCGGACGGCGAGATGGTTTACTGGAGCGGCACCACTCGAGGAGTGGAGTACTGGGGCGATGACCCTGTAGAGGTGACTGCTACGACCCTTAGAGCTTTCCTGGCTATCTCACCAAAGGACAACGTAATACCCAAGATAGTCTATTGGCTTTTAAGAGAGCGCCGCGGAAACCACTGGAAGTCCACTAAAGACTCTGCCCTTTCGCTGCTGGCGATTGCGGAGTTTTTGAAAATTTCTTCGGACGCCTCCCCGAACATCGAAATAGAGTTCACGCTTAACGGTCGCAAGCTGGAATCATACAGTGTAAGCGAAAAGGACCTGCTTGAATTCTCCTCTCCAATGAGGCTAAGGCTCAGCGGCGTGAACAAAGGCGACAACACGCTCAAGGTTCATAAGAAGGGCCAGGGAAATCTATTCTTCAGCATGGTATTAAGCTTCTACAGCGAGGAGGAGGGCGTCCCCGAAGGAGGCGGAGAGCTTAAGGTGCACCGCAAGTACTATAAGCTTATCCCGAGAGTGGAGAACGACCAGCTCGTATATTATAAAGAGGAGCTTAAAGGACCGATAAGGATAGGCGAACCTTTATTCGTGAAGCTTTATGTGGATTGCGAGAACGAACTTGAGTACGTGATGCTCACCGATCCCATTCCGGCAGGCTTCGATGTCGCCAAGGAACGCGACAGATTCCCTGTTAGGGACGAACGCTTCTGGGGCGGATACTACGACTATGACGATGAATGGGGTTATATGTATTCGGGAAGAGAGATACACGACGACCACGTAGCGTTCTTCATGAGCTATCTGTGGTCCGGCAAGCGAGAGCTCTCGTACGTGCTTGAACCGTACCTGCCTGGAAGCTATCATGTGATGCCGGCAAAGATATCCCTCATGTACTACCCCGACAAATGGGGCAACTCCTCCGAGTCGGTAATCACGGTAGAGGAGTAGGAGCTGGGCATTGCCTTAATGCTGGCCGTCTCTTGCGCAGTCGGCGGTTCCGGATCGTTTGACAAGGATGCTTTTGAAAAAAGGTGCTCGGTTATTGTCGGCGATAGAGGCGCCGTAGCCGTCATGGATTTGACGAGCGGCCAATTGATTGCCGCCACGAATAAGGAGCTCCTTTTCTCAAAACGCTTCCCTCCGGGTTCAATTGCGAAGATTATGACAGGCATTGCCGCTCTTGAGAACGATGCCGTTTCAGAGGATAGCTTCTTCTGCACTGGGATCGATGTTGTTGGAAAAGACACTTCTAGATGCTCTCTATTGGACGGGCACGGCTGGGTTGATTTCGACATTGCTCTGATGCAATCATGCAACTTCTATTTCCAGAATCTGACAAGGCGTCTTTCAGCGAAAGACCTGACGTCGGTCTATCTCGATATGAAGCTTGACGAAAAAGTCGGGGTCGACCTGCCGGGCGAGATCGAAAGTGTTGTTTCGGAGCCTTTATCGGATTCGGCAAAGCTCGAGTTCGCCATAGGCCAGGGAAGCTCTATCCAGTTGACTCCGGTTGCCCTTCTTTCGCTTATCTCGGGCTTCGCATCGAACGGCGCACTCTTAAAACCCAGGCTTTCGCAAGGACCTGCCGCTATCCATTCAAGAATCTGCGGAACCAAATCCCTCGCAAGAATCAGATTTCTCCTGAGGGACGTCGTTCGACGCGGAACGGCAAAACCCGCAGATATCTCATCCGTGCAGGTAGCTGGAAAAACCGGAACCTCAACGATTCTTGGAAGCTGGCTCACTCAGGGCTGGTTCGCAGGTTTTGCACCCTACGCAAACCCGGAGATAGCAGTGGTGGTATATCTCAAGCGCGGCGAAGGCAAGGACGCAGCCCGCATTGCGGGATTGGTATTCTCATCTTATTTCAGCGGTGATTATGCAAAACATTAGCATATTAACTCTCATCCTAAGCCTGAGTGTAAACATTCTTTCTTCAGAGCACCCCAGGGAGATTACGGTAATCTCACAAGGAAAAGAGACTTCAATAAAGGCAGATGGAGAATCGATGGTAGTCGACGGCGTTACCCGAACAAAGTGGCAATGCAGCAAGGATTCCTTCACTTTAATCTGGGGCTACAAACGCAGAGCGTACAAAGGAACTCTTGAGGTGACAAGCGATAAAGGCGAGCTTGTTTTGGTCAACGACGTGGATGAGGATTCATACCTCTCCTCAGTGGTTGGAGCGGAGATGCTCCCCGGCACCCCTCTGGAGGCGCTTAAGGCTCAAGCCGTTCTTTGCAGGACCTTTATCCATACCGCTACAAGACACGGAGAAGAGCAATGGGATTTTTGCGACCTTACCCACTGTCAGTCATACAAGGGTCTTGAAAGCGCAACAGCCTTGACTTCGAAAGCGGTGTCCGAGACCAGGGGTTTGATTCTCGCTTATCAGGACAAGCCGTGCCAAGTGTTCTACCATTCGACATGCGGCGGAAAAACAGCCGACGCCCGCTCGATATGGCCAGACCAGGGTGCCCCGTACCTGGTGTCGGTTACCGATGAGTACTGCAGACCATCCCCTCACAGTCAATGGCAGTATAAAGTATCTCTTGAGAATGTTGCAAAGGTTTTAGGCCTTTCAGGGGTGTCCGACGTTGAAGTGACCGGCGTATCTCCCGACTCAAGGGTTCGCGAGATTAGGGTCGTAGGCTCAGCAACCGTTCTGTACAACGGATGGGATTTCAGGGATATAATAGCAAAGCAAGAGGGCTGGGGAACGATAAAAAGTTCATGGTTTGAAATCCAGAGAGGAGGCCCGAATCTCTTATTCAAGGGCAGGGGACTCGGCCACGGAGTCGGACTCTGCCAGTGGGGGGCAAAGGGCATGGCTGAAAAGGGCAAGTCTTTCAATGAGATTCTTTCCCATTACTTTCCTGGGACTGAGGTAGAGGAATGGCGCTGAGGCTTCTTCTTATAATATTATCGGCTATATTTCAGGCAGGACGATGGAGGATAATTCTTCCAGGCGATGGAATAAACCCCCAGGAGGTCGGAAAGCTCAAGAGAGTGATCCATGCAGCGGAAAATGCGGTGCTGAATTATATCGGATTCATGAACAACGGCGATTGCATAATGAGAGTGGCTCCGTCAAGCGGAGATTTCGCGGCCTGGACTGGTTGTTCCATATGGCAGGCGGCAGCTTTGACAAATGGAGAATTGGTAATTCAACCCATTGACGTTCTTGAAAAAAGGGGAGTGCTTCAAGAGACTATTACCCACGAATACGTGCACATGACCTTAGAGGCCTACGTCGTGCCGCTGTGGTTGAATGAGGGCCTGGCCGTGCTGTGCTCGGGCCAGATAAAATCGCTGGGAACAGAGAGAAATCTTACGAAAGACCCAATGGAAATTGAGCGGCTTTTGAGAAGCCGCGACACGTTGGAGCTGAGGCTGGGTTACCTCGCTTCAGCATTGTTGACTCAAGAAACTATCAAAAAGCTGGGCCGGGACAGTCTGGCTCGTATTATTAAAGAGGAGGCTCGATGAGCAAAACCTTGAAGAGAATTATCTTGGGAGCGGGAATAACCCTCGGCGCGCTCGTAGTCGGTGCAGGCGTCGCCTACGCTTTTCTTTCAAACACCCCGAAGCTCGAACGCAAGGTTACTGTACTCGAGGAACTTCTACCCAGAGGGGCTAAAAGCTACTTGGTCGTTAATTTAGAAAAGCTCGCAAAGGTTAACCCCGGTCCCAAGTTCGCGCGGATCGCAAAGAGAATAGGACTCGCAGAGGATTTTTCGAACCAGGAGCGGTTGATTAAGATCAAGGAGCGTACTCATCTCGACCCCATGCACATCCTGGGGAAACGTTTCATTTATTCGAAATACGGCAAGAAGGAGATGCTTGTGATTACACAGCCGAGGTGGAACGTAAAGATGCTCTGGAAAACGGCTCTTTCAAAAGGAAGACGGAAGGATACGGGAGAAATCCCGTATTCAGTGCTCGATGACGGCTCCTCCTTTGCCTTTGCAGGCGATTATCTTTGGTTCGCATCCTCCGAGAAGCTTCTTCTTGAAGCTCTGGACATTGCAGCTTCCAAAACCCGAATCGAGGAACAAAGCTTCCCGGAGGACGGTTTAACGCTTGCCGCGTACGGCCTTTCACGAAATCCTGACAAGTATCTGGTTTATAAAGAGCTTTTATGGGATCTTAAGCAGGGTGATTACGGCCCCGAGTTCGTGCTGGAGATAGATAGCCCGTCCGGCATGATAGGCAGATTCATCGCCGGTTCTCAGCCAGCGCGAAGCTACGCAAGCATCCCTGATGACGCTGCAGCTTTCATAAGTCTTTCCGGTCTATCGCCATATAATGCGTGGAAGGAAGCTCAGAAATTGTCCGTGGAAGAAGATAAGATTGACGTCCTCGGTAATGAAGAAACGGAGAAGGAGTTTGCAGCGCTTGCAACCGATCTTGGCAGCGATGCGGACTTCATCGTCAAGGGCTGGAACGTTGACAAATGGTACTCTCCGCTGTCATGGATGCTGAGAATCAAGTCCTCAGCAAAGACAGGTGAAAGCCTGGAAGCTTTGACCCCATGGCTCTTCCCTACAGCCTGGGACACCACCATGGAATCTGGTGACCTTACTTACCACCACCTCGATTTCGGCGAGGACTTTGCGGGCATGGGCTGGCTTTTGTACGACGGCAGCCTCCTCTTTACGAGTGATACAGCCATGATAGGCTGGTTTTCAAAGAAGGTGTCCTCGGGAAGGACCATCTCTTCGTCAAGCGATTTCAACTCCGTAGCCTCAAGCGTAGGAATAAAGAACCCCGTGGCGTGGATAAACTGGCCCGAGTTCAGGAAGGTTTTCGTATCGTACCTCATGTACGCCGCCGACCGCACGCAAGGAATTACACCGGCTGACGTGCAGTCAAAGCTCGAGCCTCTGCTGGAAGCTATGGAGTTCAAGGCCATAGTTGCCGGACTCGACAACGACGGCGAAAAACTCGTCATTACTTTTAGGACTGCAAAATAATATTTACTAGCGGAAAGAGTTTATTCTATAAAGAACGTGACGTTCTCTTCAGGCGTACCTACCTTAATGCTAGAGAGAATGCCGTGATATTTGGTTGAAAAGGAACCATAAACCCATCTGGCTATATTTTCAGCGGTTGGCGGAGAATCCCTGAAGGGGGCGGCTTCATTCAGCATTGCATCTTGGAGCGGATAAAGAAGTTCGGCTAGCTCTTTCTTCAATTTGACGAAATCCAGACTCGCGCCCCTTTCGTCCAGCCCTTGAACACGGAAAGCGACGGTTATATGCCAGGTGTGTTCGTGGATGATTTTGTAATCATCGCCGAATCCTTCTAGCTTATGCTTGAATTTCAGAGGAACCGCAACGGAAACTTCATACATCGCGCATATTTCTTTTAAGAAGCTCCCTTGCCTTCAGAAAGAAAGCCTGGGCGCGGGGATCACGATGGTCGGGATACGTCCAGGCCATCTCTTCGCAGCTCTCGCGCAAGAAACGCAGAGTCATTTCTATCCATACACCCTTTTCAAGATACGCCCTGTGACCCGCCGGCTTTGTCGAAAGAAGCCATAAGCCGTCAAGACGGATAAATCCGGGATCGATATTGACGGTACGGCGCCCCTTTAATGTGTATGCCTTTTCAATCTCTCCAGATTGCAGCTTAAAGCTCCATAAATCAATCAGATTGCAGGGCTCGCAGAAAACTACCCATTTTCTTAGAATCCCCTCGCCCATCTCCGAATTGTAGTAGTCCGTCCAGTCGAAGGGAAACAATTCGCTCCTCAGGGCTATACTGCCGAATTTCTTTTCAAGATCCGCTTCGACACTGATGAAGTTTTCACTCTCTTTTGAAAGAAGACCGCAGATCACGAGCGCCTGAGGCTTTTCCGGCTCAAGCGTCATCATCGCCTTCCCTAGTCTTTTCGGGTTCTCGTTGGGTCGCGTCGCCTGTGTCGATTCTGTAGCCGATGGCCCGGAGCGCCTCCGGATCTACAGGCTCTGGGGATTCTTCATTTTTGTCCTCCTGGAGCAGCTCGTTCTGAGCTAACTCCTTTTCTTCGCCGCTTTCCTCAAGCGGCATAATGTCTTCTTCCTTGACTGATGGTTCCTCGAGATCGGGCAGGTCATTCAACGAATTCAACCCGAAATACTCAAGGAATCTGGGCGTTGTGCCGTAGACGAAAGGATGACCGGCCCGCTTGTCGCGGCCCTTTATCTTTATGAGCCCGCGTTCAAGAAGATTCGAGATTATGTACGAGGAATCTATTCCCCTTGTCTGGTCTATATCCGGTTTGTTGATGGGCTGACGGTGCGCGATTACTGCAAGCGTCTCAAGAGCGGCTTTTGAAAGCCTGTCGCGGCCCCGTTTCTGCAAAAGCCTTGCTACCCATGGAGAAAAGCGCGGCAAGGTGGACATCTGCCAGCCTCCTGCGACTTCGCGGATGTGAAACGCACGCCCGGTGTCATTGTAATCCCTTCTGAGTTTTTCGATGCAAGCCTTCACCTCGGACGGCGTAAGGTCCGCAGCCTTTGCAAGTCTATCGCTTGAAACAACCTCGGGTGATGCAAAAAGCAGCGCTTCTATTATCTGCCACGATTCGCTCATTCGCCCTCGCTATCTACCTGCTTGAGTTTAAGGTAGCTTCCTTTATTGTCTGTCCAGTAAATCATGCGGTGAGGCTCCTCTACCTCGTAGTAAAAATCGAAGCTGCGTCCGGCAACCGCCAGCTGGTATACGGTCTCGATGAGCTGACTCTTGAACCCGAGAGTCAGTTTGTAGCAATCAAAGTCGCCGGTGTCCGTCTTGATTCCTACGATGCCTGCGTAGTTGCATGTGCCTGTTATGACCGAACCGACGTTTGATTCAAAGAAGGCAAACTCAACGGTACGGGGATTCTCGAAAGGAAATCCGCGGAATACGTCTATCAACGTATGGCGGTCATAGAACACGCCTGCATATTTGACTTTTGTTTCAGTCGACTTCGGACCGTTTTTGACCAGGATGCCGCCCGATGTGGGTTCGATACCGAGCTGGAAGCGGCCGGAGCGGTCCTTTATGACCTGCAGGGTGGACAAATCGGACTTGCGCATCTTGCATTTAACCAGTATGCGCGTCGTGTCCAAATGCTCGTGCGTGGAGTAGTAGTAGCCGCCCATGTCGTAAACCTTGTGTATTATATCTCTCGAGGTCTTGTTCCCGTCGTCGTATCCTTTGTAGACGAGGCTCTCTCCGTTCGGACAGTGAGGATCAGAGAATCCGGCTCCGTAGAGGAGAATCGTGAGAATTAAACTCATTATTGCTTTGTTCCTTTCTTGACTGTTTCCATGAATACCGACGCAATCTCATCGAGCGATGTTTCAACAATGCTCCCTTCGGCAAGGGTGGGCGAGCCTCCTGCGCCTCCCTTGAAGCGGACAGCAACCTTCTTGAGTATATCGCCAGCAGGATAGTCTCCAGATGCGGATTTGGAGGCGAAACAAAGGATTAAGGCGCGCGCTTTGTCCGGGGTGTATAGAATTCCGACGATGCTTTCTCGCCTTGATTTCAGTGAGTCTGCTAAGAGCTTCAAGTCGTCTTTAGAAAGGCCTTCCACCCTGGCAGTAACGAATTCGATATCCTCAATCTTCTCGGCGCGGCTGAGTATCTCATCGACCAGGCTTTCTGCATACCGGCGAGCGAGCGCCTCTCTCGCTTTTACCTCGTTGGCAAGATTCTGCTTAAGTTCTTCCGCTTTCTTAACCAGTTTTTCCCGGTCTGTTCCCAAGGCGGATGAGAGTTCTCTAAGAGTGCTGCGTTGGCGCTCAATCTCGGCAAACGCCCGGTTTCCCACCAGCGCTTCTATGCGCCTTATTCCTGCGGCAACACCGGTCTCGGACGTGATGAGGAACGCTCCTGTATCGCCCGTTCGCTCAAGATGGGTTCCTCCGCACAGCTCCGCGGATATGCCCGGTATCTCGACTACCCGGACACTATCGCCGTACTTCTCGCCGAAGAACGCAAGCGCGCCCTTTTTCTGTGCCTCATCCATCGACATCTCGCTGACCGTGGAGGAGTGGTTCTCGATTATCCAGTTGTAGACTGTTTTTTCGACCTCCCTGATCTCATCTTCGGTCATGGGCGAAGGGTGGTAGAAGTCGAAGCGAAGCCTGCCTGGTTCCACGAGCGAACCCTCCTGCTTGACGTGCTCGCCCAGCGTCTTGCGCAAAGCGGCGTGCAAGAGATGCGTTGCCGTGTGGGCGCGCTCAATCTCCCTGCGGCGAGGGATATCGACGATTGCGCGGACTTTTCGACCCGAGATGTCTTTCGGATTGCCCTTGGAAAACTTGCCCTTGATTATTTGCATGCCTGCTTGATTGTAAACGGTGTTGATTACCTCCATCACGAAGCCATCGCCAGAGATTTGTCCCGAATCACCTGTCTGTCCGCCTGCCTCAGCATAGAACGGAGATTTTTCAAGCTGTATTCCCACTTCTTGCGATTTCTCGTCGTATGAGTATGAGACGACTACCGTGTCTATTTCAAACATGTCGTAGCCGACGAACTTGGACTCGGCAGTCAACTCCTTTTTCAAATCATGCTTGCCGATATCTTCGATGTACATCCTTGATTTTTCCCTCTGTCCCTCCATCGCCTGCTCGAAACCCTCGATGTCTACTTCGATTTTTTTGTGCTTCGCGAGTAGCTTGGTGAGGTCTATCGGAAACCCGAACGTGTCGTAGAGCTTGAAGGCGTCTTCGCCGGAGATAGTGCCCGATCGCGCCGCATCCTCGAACAATCTCATTCCGGATTCAAGGGTCTTAAGGAAGCGCTCCTCTTCGCCCTTAATCATGAGCGCCACCTGCTCGCGCCGCTCTTCAAGTTCGGGGTAGACGTGCCGCATCTGTTCAATCACCTGACCGGAGATGCGGTAGAGCAGGGGTTCTTCGACGCCGAATGGGTACAGCGCGCCTAGCGCTCGGCGCAAAAGCCTGCGGACAACGTAGCCCTGCTTGGTGTTGGATGGCCTGACCCCCTCGCTGATGACGTTCGTAATAGCGCGTACGTGGTCTGCAGTAATCGCCAGAGGCTCCCAGGTTTCGTCGGAGATGCGGACGCCTATCGTGCCGGCTACGGACTGCATCAAAGGCTTAAAGAGGTCGGTGTGGAAGATGGTCTGGACGTTCTCTGCGGCCATGCTCATGCGTTCGAGTCCGGCTCCCGTGTCAATGCCTCTGTATTTGAGGAACGGCCGCGAACCGTCCTCCTGCTGGTCGAACTGGGGAAAAACAAGGTTCCAGATTTCGGTGTAGCGCTCGTCTTCGTTGTGCGCAGGACCCGGACCCTGCTCGCCATCGAATTTGATGTCCCAGAAAATTTCACTCGAAGGACCGCACGCGCCGCGGCCTCCGACCGGTCCCCAGAAGTTGTCTGCATCTCCAAGGTAGACGATGCGTTCCTTCGGAAAGCCCAACTCTTCGCGCCAGAGCGATGCGGCCTCTTCGTCTGTCTCATGCACGGTAACCCAGAGACGCTCCTTGGGAAGCTTCATGAGCTTCGTGATGAACTCCCATGCGAAGGTTATGGCTTCCCGCTTCTGGTAGTCGCCGAACGAGAAGTTTCCGAGCATCTCGAAGAAGGTGTCGTGGGTGGCGTCGGTTCCGACTACATCAAGGTCGTTGAGCCTCAAGCATTTCTGCACCGATGTCGCGCGCTTGTAGGGGAGAGGGTCTATGAGTCCTGCCCACAGGGGCTTGAACTGAACCATGCCGGCGACGTTGAAGAGAATGGTGGGGTCCTTCTTGGGGACGAGAGGGGCCGAGTTGACAAGCGTATGTCCGCGTTCGGTAAAAAAGTCGAGGAACGCTTTTCTGAGTTCTCGTGAGTTCATTCAATCTCCTTTAGCGCCGCATCCGCGGCTTCCTGGGAATAGCCCCGGCGGTAAAGACCTTCTCTTATCCGTCCCCTCCTCTCAAAAAGTTCTAGTAGACCGTATCCCTTGGCATGAGCGAGCGCCCATTCCCTTGCTGAACGAATCTCATCCTCAAGATGCTCTGACCAGACCTTCCTGAAAAGCTCTGCGTCGATGCCCTTGGCTCCGAGTTCGGCAGCTATGAGCCTTTTCCCTTTGTGGGATATTGCCAGTTTGTGCCTTATCCAGACGCCCGTGAATCTTGCGTCGTCGAGCAGACGTTCCTGGATTAGACGTTCTATCTCCCTCTCGATGAGGTTTCGGTCGTAGCCTTTCTTTTTGAGACGCTCGCGCATCTCTCTCACGCTCCTGTCGCGATACCGCAGAAGCCTTAATGCCGCCTGACGCACCTCTTCTGCGGGACTTCGGGGTTTCATCTAATAAAGCTCAACCCTCACTGTCCGGAGCCGCCTCATCGGATACAGATTTTGTTATGCTGGTTTTAGCTCCGGAGAATATCTTCTCGCGAACGTCTTTATCGAGCTTTTCCTTTTTTCCCGGGTTCTCCTCAAGGAAACCGATTGCGGCATCGCGGCCCTGACCCATACGTTCGTCTCCGAGTGAGAACCATGTGCCGGATTTCTGAACGAGATCGAGGTCAACCCCTAGGTCGACCAGTTCGCCAAGATAGTTGACGCCCTTGCCGTAGAGGATATCGAACTCAGCCTGTCTGAAAGGGGGCGCCAGCTTGTTCTTGACGACCTTTACCCTCGTCCGGCTGCCTATGACCTCCTCGCCCTTCTTGATTGAAGCGATTCTGCGGATGTCGAGGCGCACTGAAGAATGGAACTTTAATGCAAGACCGCCCGGAGTAGTCTCAGGATTTCCCCACATGACTCCTATCTTCATGCGAATCTGATTGGTGAATACGGCGCATGTATTGGAGTGGGAAACGACGGCTGTGAGCTTGCGCAACGCCTGCGACATGAGCCGGGCCTGGAGACCCACGTGCGCGTCGCCCATCTCACCTTCTATCTCCGCGCGCGGGGCGAGCGCCGCCACCGAGTCGAGCACGAATATGTCTATTCCGCCGGAGCGGGTGAGAATTTCTGCGATTTCAAGGGCTTGTTCGCCCGTGTCGGGCTGGGAAATAAGGAGCTCATCGACGTTCACCCCGAGCGCCTGGGCATAAATCGGGTCGAGGGCGTGTTCGGTATCGATGAAAGCGGCCTGACCTCCCAGTTTCTGGGCGTTCGCGACCGCCTGAAGGGTGAGGGTGGTCTTACCCGAAGCCTCAGGACCGAATATCTCAATGAGTCTGCCTTTAGGGAAGCCGCCGACCCCCAGCGCTACGTCAAGCGAGAGTGAGCCGGTAGGTATTACCTGAACGCCTGAGCCTGCCGGTCTCTCGCCCAGACGCATGACAGACCCTTTGCCGAACTGCTTTTCGACCTGGCTTATTGCCGTATCGAGCGCGCGTCTGCGGTCGTCTT
This is a stretch of genomic DNA from bacterium. It encodes these proteins:
- the alaS gene encoding alanine--tRNA ligase, which codes for MNSRELRKAFLDFFTERGHTLVNSAPLVPKKDPTILFNVAGMVQFKPLWAGLIDPLPYKRATSVQKCLRLNDLDVVGTDATHDTFFEMLGNFSFGDYQKREAITFAWEFITKLMKLPKERLWVTVHETDEEAASLWREELGFPKERIVYLGDADNFWGPVGGRGACGPSSEIFWDIKFDGEQGPGPAHNEDERYTEIWNLVFPQFDQQEDGSRPFLKYRGIDTGAGLERMSMAAENVQTIFHTDLFKPLMQSVAGTIGVRISDETWEPLAITADHVRAITNVISEGVRPSNTKQGYVVRRLLRRALGALYPFGVEEPLLYRISGQVIEQMRHVYPELEERREQVALMIKGEEERFLKTLESGMRLFEDAARSGTISGEDAFKLYDTFGFPIDLTKLLAKHKKIEVDIEGFEQAMEGQREKSRMYIEDIGKHDLKKELTAESKFVGYDMFEIDTVVVSYSYDEKSQEVGIQLEKSPFYAEAGGQTGDSGQISGDGFVMEVINTVYNQAGMQIIKGKFSKGNPKDISGRKVRAIVDIPRRREIERAHTATHLLHAALRKTLGEHVKQEGSLVEPGRLRFDFYHPSPMTEDEIREVEKTVYNWIIENHSSTVSEMSMDEAQKKGALAFFGEKYGDSVRVVEIPGISAELCGGTHLERTGDTGAFLITSETGVAAGIRRIEALVGNRAFAEIERQRSTLRELSSALGTDREKLVKKAEELKQNLANEVKAREALARRYAESLVDEILSRAEKIEDIEFVTARVEGLSKDDLKLLADSLKSRRESIVGILYTPDKARALILCFASKSASGDYPAGDILKKVAVRFKGGAGGSPTLAEGSIVETSLDEIASVFMETVKKGTKQ
- the scpB gene encoding SMC-Scp complex subunit ScpB; protein product: MSESWQIIEALLFASPEVVSSDRLAKAADLTPSEVKACIEKLRRDYNDTGRAFHIREVAGGWQMSTLPRFSPWVARLLQKRGRDRLSKAALETLAVIAHRQPINKPDIDQTRGIDSSYIISNLLERGLIKIKGRDKRAGHPFVYGTTPRFLEYFGLNSLNDLPDLEEPSVKEEDIMPLEESGEEKELAQNELLQEDKNEESPEPVDPEALRAIGYRIDTGDATQREPEKTREGDDDA
- the recA gene encoding recombinase RecA, producing MAKTQGSKQQNLEKDDRRRALDTAISQVEKQFGKGSVMRLGERPAGSGVQVIPTGSLSLDVALGVGGFPKGRLIEIFGPEASGKTTLTLQAVANAQKLGGQAAFIDTEHALDPIYAQALGVNVDELLISQPDTGEQALEIAEILTRSGGIDIFVLDSVAALAPRAEIEGEMGDAHVGLQARLMSQALRKLTAVVSHSNTCAVFTNQIRMKIGVMWGNPETTPGGLALKFHSSVRLDIRRIASIKKGEEVIGSRTRVKVVKNKLAPPFRQAEFDILYGKGVNYLGELVDLGVDLDLVQKSGTWFSLGDERMGQGRDAAIGFLEENPGKKEKLDKDVREKIFSGAKTSITKSVSDEAAPDSEG
- a CDS encoding DUF4416 family protein, with the translated sequence MMTLEPEKPQALVICGLLSKESENFISVEADLEKKFGSIALRSELFPFDWTDYYNSEMGEGILRKWVVFCEPCNLIDLWSFKLQSGEIEKAYTLKGRRTVNIDPGFIRLDGLWLLSTKPAGHRAYLEKGVWIEMTLRFLRESCEEMAWTYPDHRDPRAQAFFLKARELLKRNMRDV
- a CDS encoding SpoIID/LytB domain-containing protein, with product MQNISILTLILSLSVNILSSEHPREITVISQGKETSIKADGESMVVDGVTRTKWQCSKDSFTLIWGYKRRAYKGTLEVTSDKGELVLVNDVDEDSYLSSVVGAEMLPGTPLEALKAQAVLCRTFIHTATRHGEEQWDFCDLTHCQSYKGLESATALTSKAVSETRGLILAYQDKPCQVFYHSTCGGKTADARSIWPDQGAPYLVSVTDEYCRPSPHSQWQYKVSLENVAKVLGLSGVSDVEVTGVSPDSRVREIRVVGSATVLYNGWDFRDIIAKQEGWGTIKSSWFEIQRGGPNLLFKGRGLGHGVGLCQWGAKGMAEKGKSFNEILSHYFPGTEVEEWR